One window of Microbacterium sediminis genomic DNA carries:
- a CDS encoding DUF6993 domain-containing protein, translating to MTIRRWERRAAGALAIVSTLAALAACAPEPVAPTTGPTAPSASAAPTAAPEPTLVPDGSAADNLPLFTRVVADVWGSEQRGAGRAYVDALVAAGFDKAAMQVTRDVSTVGNAAESIQFSVRWGEECLIGQVGPETGDPVTSVEAAIDGVCLIGNTRPIDW from the coding sequence GTGACGATTCGGCGATGGGAACGGCGCGCGGCTGGGGCGCTGGCGATCGTGTCGACGCTCGCGGCACTCGCGGCCTGCGCCCCCGAGCCCGTGGCGCCGACGACGGGACCCACGGCGCCCTCCGCCTCCGCGGCGCCCACGGCGGCGCCCGAGCCCACGCTGGTGCCCGACGGCTCGGCCGCCGACAACCTGCCGCTGTTCACGCGCGTGGTGGCCGACGTGTGGGGCTCGGAGCAGCGCGGAGCGGGCCGGGCATATGTCGACGCGCTCGTGGCCGCCGGCTTCGACAAGGCGGCCATGCAGGTCACCCGCGACGTGTCGACGGTCGGCAACGCGGCGGAGTCGATCCAGTTCTCCGTGCGATGGGGCGAGGAGTGCCTCATCGGCCAGGTCGGTCCCGAGACGGGCGATCCGGTGACGTCGGTCGAGGCGGCGATCGACGGCGTCTGCCTGATCGGCAATACGCGCCCGATCGACTGGTAG
- the ettA gene encoding energy-dependent translational throttle protein EttA, with the protein MAEYIYQMVRARKQVGDKLILDDVTMSFLPGAKIGMVGPNGAGKSTILKIMAGLDTPSNGDATLSPGFSVGILMQEPELDESKTVLENVQDGVREIKDKVDRFNEISGLMADPDADFDALLAEMGQLQEAIDAADAWDLDAQLEQAMDALRTPPGDAEIKNLSGGEKRRVALCKLLLEKPDLLLLDEPTNHLDAESVLWLEQHLQKYAGAVIAVTHDRYFLDHVAQWIAEVDRGRLYPYEGNYSTYLEKKAERLDVQGKKDAKLQKRLKDELEWVRSNTKGRQAKSKARLARYEEMAAEAERTRKLDFEEIQIPAGPRLGSIVIEAKNLQKGFGDRTLIDGLSFSLPPNGIVGVIGPNGVGKTTLFKTIVGLEPLDGGDLKIGETVKISYVDQTRSNIDPEKTLWEVVSDGLDIITVGKTEIPSRAYVSKFGFKGPDQQKKAGVLSGGERNRLNLALTLKEGGNLLLLDEPTNDLDVETLQSLENALLEFPGCAVVITHDRWFLDRVATHILAYEGTEENPANWHWFEGNFEAYEENKIARLGPDAARPHRTTYRKLTRD; encoded by the coding sequence ATGGCTGAATACATCTACCAGATGGTCCGGGCTCGCAAGCAGGTCGGCGACAAGCTGATCCTCGACGACGTGACCATGTCCTTCCTTCCCGGCGCGAAGATCGGCATGGTCGGCCCGAACGGCGCCGGCAAGTCGACGATCCTGAAGATCATGGCGGGGCTCGACACCCCGTCCAACGGCGACGCGACGCTAAGCCCCGGCTTCTCGGTCGGCATCCTCATGCAGGAGCCCGAGCTCGACGAGTCGAAGACCGTGCTCGAGAACGTGCAGGACGGCGTTCGCGAGATCAAGGACAAGGTCGACCGGTTCAACGAGATCTCGGGCCTCATGGCCGACCCCGATGCCGACTTCGATGCGCTGCTGGCCGAGATGGGCCAGCTGCAGGAGGCGATCGACGCCGCCGACGCGTGGGACCTCGACGCCCAGCTCGAGCAGGCGATGGACGCGCTGCGCACCCCGCCGGGCGACGCGGAGATCAAGAACCTCTCGGGTGGCGAGAAGCGCCGCGTGGCGCTGTGCAAGCTGCTGCTCGAGAAGCCCGACCTGCTGCTGCTCGACGAGCCCACCAACCACCTCGACGCCGAGAGCGTGCTGTGGCTCGAGCAGCACCTGCAGAAGTACGCGGGCGCCGTGATCGCCGTCACCCACGACCGGTACTTCCTCGACCACGTTGCCCAGTGGATCGCCGAGGTCGACCGCGGCCGCCTCTACCCGTACGAGGGCAACTACTCGACCTACCTCGAGAAGAAGGCCGAGCGCCTGGACGTCCAGGGCAAGAAGGACGCGAAGCTCCAGAAGCGCCTCAAGGACGAGCTCGAGTGGGTCCGCTCCAACACGAAGGGCCGCCAGGCCAAGTCGAAGGCGCGTCTGGCCCGCTACGAGGAAATGGCCGCCGAGGCCGAGCGCACGCGCAAGCTCGACTTCGAGGAGATCCAGATCCCCGCGGGTCCGCGCCTCGGCTCGATCGTGATCGAGGCGAAGAACCTCCAGAAGGGCTTCGGCGACCGCACCCTCATCGACGGCCTCAGCTTCAGCCTGCCGCCGAACGGCATCGTCGGCGTGATCGGCCCCAACGGCGTCGGCAAGACCACGCTGTTCAAGACGATCGTGGGTCTCGAGCCGCTCGACGGCGGCGACCTGAAGATCGGCGAGACGGTCAAGATCAGCTACGTCGACCAGACGCGCTCGAACATCGACCCCGAGAAGACCCTCTGGGAGGTCGTCTCGGACGGGCTCGACATCATCACGGTCGGCAAGACCGAGATCCCGTCGCGCGCGTACGTGTCGAAGTTCGGCTTCAAGGGCCCCGACCAGCAGAAGAAGGCCGGCGTGCTCTCCGGTGGTGAGCGCAACCGCCTCAACCTGGCGCTGACGCTCAAGGAGGGCGGCAACCTGCTGCTCCTCGACGAGCCGACCAACGACCTCGACGTGGAGACCCTGCAGTCGCTCGAGAACGCGCTGCTGGAGTTCCCCGGCTGTGCCGTGGTGATCACCCACGACCGGTGGTTCCTCGACCGCGTCGCCACGCACATCCTCGCCTACGAGGGCACCGAGGAGAACCCCGCCAACTGGCACTGGTTCGAGGGCAACTTCGAGGCGTACGAGGAGAACAAGATCGCCCGCCTCGGCCCCGACGCCGCCCGCCCGCACCGCACGACCTACCGCAAGCTCACGCGCGACTGA
- a CDS encoding glycine betaine ABC transporter substrate-binding protein: MKKRHLTGILAMGAVGALALTSCASGGAGDGGDAEGDLGTITLGYIPSWTDGLSTAYLLEDQLTKLGYTVEMQTLTEAGPLYTALAQGDVDIYPSAWPELTHASYMEEYGEDIEDLGAYYEGAQLTIAVPSYMDDVNSIEDLQGNADRFDGKIYGIEPGAGLTAQTQDVMMPEYELTDDYELVTSSTAAMLTELGNAIDNEEDIAVTLWRPFWAYGSYDVKDLEDPKGAMGGNEALHFLGTSGFAEEFPEAAELIAGIQLDDAQYASLEDLVVNEYGEGAEAEAVDAWIEENPDAFETLIAE, encoded by the coding sequence ATGAAGAAGCGACACCTGACCGGCATCCTCGCGATGGGCGCGGTGGGCGCCCTCGCCCTCACCTCGTGCGCCAGCGGCGGCGCCGGCGACGGCGGCGACGCCGAGGGCGACCTCGGCACGATCACGCTCGGGTACATCCCCTCGTGGACCGACGGGCTCAGCACCGCCTACCTGCTCGAGGACCAGCTCACCAAGCTCGGCTACACGGTCGAGATGCAGACGCTCACCGAGGCGGGACCGCTCTACACCGCGCTCGCGCAGGGCGACGTCGACATCTACCCGTCGGCCTGGCCCGAGCTCACCCACGCCTCCTACATGGAGGAGTACGGCGAGGACATCGAGGATCTCGGCGCCTACTACGAGGGCGCGCAGCTGACGATCGCCGTGCCGTCGTACATGGACGACGTCAATTCGATCGAGGACCTGCAGGGCAACGCCGACCGCTTCGACGGCAAGATCTACGGCATCGAGCCGGGCGCGGGCCTGACGGCCCAGACCCAGGACGTCATGATGCCGGAGTACGAGCTGACCGACGACTACGAGCTCGTCACCTCGTCGACCGCCGCCATGCTCACCGAGCTCGGCAACGCGATCGACAACGAGGAGGACATCGCCGTCACGCTGTGGCGCCCCTTCTGGGCCTACGGCTCGTACGACGTGAAGGACCTCGAGGACCCCAAGGGCGCCATGGGAGGCAACGAGGCGCTGCACTTCCTCGGCACCTCCGGCTTCGCCGAGGAGTTCCCCGAGGCCGCCGAGCTCATCGCGGGCATCCAGCTCGACGACGCCCAGTACGCCTCGCTCGAGGACCTCGTCGTCAACGAGTACGGCGAGGGCGCCGAGGCCGAGGCCGTGGACGCCTGGATCGAGGAGAACCCCGACGCGTTCGAGACGCTGATCGCCGAGTGA
- a CDS encoding ABC transporter permease — translation MEGFRIPLGDWIESGVDWITDNLEWLLDLISLVVRWLVDTLTDALVATPFVLTVLVAALLSWLVRSWQMGVGTLVTFTLIAAMDVWEPAMQTLALVLIAALVAVVISIPVGIWSARNATVRAVVKPVLDFMQTMPAYVYLIPAIVFFSIGVVPGVIATMIFALPPGVRMTELGIRGVDAETVEAAHAFGATPGQILRGVQLPLAVPTIMAGVNQVIMLALSMAVIAGIAGADGLGKNVVEAISTINIAKGVENGLGVVFLAVFLDRVTAALGNPADYRSSLLGMLRRRRATQRATTTADEIAREKASPRRTPVPTGA, via the coding sequence ATGGAGGGCTTCCGCATCCCCCTGGGCGATTGGATCGAGTCCGGCGTCGACTGGATCACCGACAACCTCGAGTGGCTGCTCGATCTGATCTCGCTCGTCGTGCGCTGGCTGGTCGACACCCTGACCGACGCGCTCGTCGCCACGCCCTTCGTCCTCACCGTGCTCGTCGCGGCCCTGCTCAGCTGGCTCGTGCGCTCGTGGCAGATGGGCGTGGGAACGCTCGTGACCTTCACGCTCATCGCCGCGATGGACGTGTGGGAACCCGCGATGCAGACGCTCGCGCTCGTGCTCATCGCGGCCCTCGTGGCCGTGGTGATCTCGATCCCCGTGGGCATCTGGTCGGCCCGGAACGCCACCGTCCGCGCCGTCGTCAAGCCGGTCCTCGACTTCATGCAGACGATGCCGGCGTACGTCTACCTCATCCCGGCGATCGTGTTCTTCAGCATCGGCGTCGTCCCCGGCGTCATCGCCACCATGATCTTCGCGCTGCCCCCGGGCGTGCGCATGACCGAGCTGGGCATCCGCGGCGTGGACGCCGAGACGGTCGAGGCGGCCCACGCGTTCGGCGCGACGCCCGGCCAGATCCTGCGCGGCGTGCAGCTGCCGCTGGCGGTGCCCACCATCATGGCGGGCGTCAACCAGGTGATCATGCTCGCGCTGTCGATGGCCGTCATCGCGGGCATCGCCGGTGCGGACGGGCTCGGGAAGAACGTCGTCGAGGCGATCTCCACGATCAACATCGCCAAGGGCGTCGAGAACGGCCTGGGCGTGGTCTTCCTCGCCGTGTTCCTCGATCGCGTCACCGCCGCGCTCGGCAACCCCGCCGACTACCGCAGCTCGCTTCTCGGCATGCTGCGCCGGCGTCGAGCCACGCAGCGCGCGACCACGACCGCCGACGAGATCGCGCGGGAGAAGGCCTCGCCGCGCCGCACCCCGGTTCCGACCGGCGCCTGA
- a CDS encoding quaternary amine ABC transporter ATP-binding protein, whose translation MTDSDIALRAEGLFKVFGRRPQEAVERLRSGTARDRLGPGTTAAVIDASFEVRRGEIFVVMGLSGSGKSTLIRMLNGLHDATAGRITLGDDELTGVAPARLRELRRDRVSMVFQHFALLPHRTVIDNVAYPLELRGVSRAERVAKATEILELVGLSGWGDKLPSQLSGGMQQRVGIARALAADTEILLMDEAFSALDPLIRREMQDQLLELQATLGKTIVFITHDLNEAMYLGDRIAVMRDGRIVQIGTPEDILTDPANDYVEQFVQDVDRARVLTASAVMERPRPVVAESAGPRTALRTMRDAYSAAAYVVDRDRRLLGTIEDRDAIKLVRRGETSIAGIVKRDAVTVDENAVLMDLFVPAVESKLPIAVTNEAGRLLGVIPRVTLLAALGPGPGATEEITLPQQPVPTTVIDQVLAEAEVAAADLKEVR comes from the coding sequence TTGACCGACAGCGATATCGCCCTGCGCGCCGAAGGACTGTTCAAGGTCTTCGGCCGCCGACCCCAGGAAGCCGTCGAGCGCCTGCGCTCCGGGACCGCCCGCGACCGGCTCGGCCCCGGCACCACCGCCGCCGTGATCGACGCGTCGTTCGAGGTGCGCCGCGGCGAGATCTTCGTGGTGATGGGCCTGTCCGGCTCCGGCAAGTCCACGCTGATCCGCATGCTCAACGGGCTTCACGATGCCACGGCCGGGCGGATCACGCTCGGCGACGACGAGCTCACCGGCGTGGCACCGGCACGGCTGCGCGAGCTGCGCCGCGACCGCGTGTCGATGGTGTTCCAGCACTTTGCGCTGCTGCCCCACCGCACGGTCATCGACAACGTCGCCTACCCCCTCGAACTGCGCGGCGTCTCGCGTGCCGAGCGCGTGGCGAAGGCCACGGAGATCCTCGAGCTCGTCGGCCTGTCCGGCTGGGGCGACAAGCTGCCCTCCCAGCTGTCGGGCGGCATGCAGCAGCGCGTCGGCATCGCCCGCGCCCTCGCCGCCGACACCGAGATCCTGCTCATGGACGAGGCCTTCAGCGCCCTCGATCCGCTCATCCGCCGCGAGATGCAGGATCAGCTGCTCGAGCTGCAGGCCACGCTCGGCAAGACGATCGTGTTCATCACCCACGACCTCAACGAGGCGATGTACCTGGGCGACCGCATCGCGGTCATGCGCGATGGCCGGATCGTCCAGATCGGCACGCCCGAGGACATCCTCACGGACCCCGCCAACGACTACGTGGAGCAGTTCGTGCAGGACGTCGACCGCGCCCGCGTGCTCACGGCCTCGGCCGTGATGGAGCGTCCGCGCCCGGTCGTCGCCGAGTCGGCCGGCCCCCGCACCGCGCTGCGCACGATGCGCGACGCGTACTCGGCCGCCGCCTACGTGGTGGACCGCGATCGCCGTCTGCTCGGCACGATCGAGGACCGCGATGCCATCAAGCTCGTCCGCCGCGGCGAGACGTCGATCGCCGGCATCGTGAAGCGCGACGCCGTGACCGTCGACGAGAACGCCGTGCTCATGGACCTGTTCGTGCCCGCCGTCGAGTCGAAGCTGCCGATCGCCGTCACGAACGAGGCGGGGCGCCTGCTCGGTGTCATCCCCCGCGTCACCCTGCTCGCCGCGCTCGGGCCCGGCCCGGGCGCCACCGAGGAGATCACGCTGCCGCAGCAGCCCGTGCCCACCACGGTCATCGACCAGGTGCTCGCCGAGGCCGAAGTCGCGGCCGCCGACCTGAAGGAGGTGCGCTGA
- a CDS encoding acyl-CoA thioesterase — protein sequence MTRLHVPVHLRWGDMDAFNHVNNATLVKILEEARIRAFWKHEDPAQRVDTAVFDQDMRVGEEGPYFTLIAKQGIEYLAPIPYQQAPLDIRLWFTRFGGSSAEIAYEVWGGPDDATLFGRATTVIVLVSQESGGPVRMPEALRAAWGPYLEEPVDQAVAR from the coding sequence ATGACCCGCCTGCACGTACCCGTCCACCTCCGCTGGGGCGACATGGACGCGTTCAACCACGTCAACAACGCCACCCTCGTGAAGATCCTCGAGGAGGCGCGCATCCGCGCCTTCTGGAAGCACGAGGATCCCGCGCAGCGCGTGGACACCGCCGTGTTCGATCAGGACATGCGCGTGGGCGAGGAGGGGCCGTACTTCACGCTCATCGCGAAGCAGGGGATCGAGTACCTCGCTCCGATCCCGTACCAGCAGGCGCCGCTCGACATCCGGCTGTGGTTCACCCGCTTCGGCGGCTCGTCCGCCGAGATCGCGTACGAGGTCTGGGGCGGGCCGGACGACGCGACGCTGTTCGGCCGCGCCACCACCGTGATCGTGCTCGTCTCGCAGGAGTCGGGCGGGCCGGTGCGCATGCCCGAGGCGCTGCGCGCGGCGTGGGGCCCGTACCTGGAGGAGCCCGTGGACCAGGCGGTGGCGCGCTGA
- a CDS encoding aminotransferase class V-fold PLP-dependent enzyme, whose amino-acid sequence MTSPSSATRIGAAVREDFPYFAAHPDAVYLDSGATSQRPAEVIDGEAEFARRDYAAVHRGSSMATGEATAAFEDARERVAGFVGAGERELVWTAGATDALNMIALGMSDASAGLGDDRFALGEGDEILVTEAEHHANLIPWQRLARRTGASLRYVPVDDAGLWTIDDLRAALTPRTRVVAFPHISNVTGQIAPVADVAEAARAVGALTVLDACQSVPHLPIDLTGLGVDFAAFSAHKMLGPTGIGALYGRAELLDALPPARTGGSMITTVTMDGAEFLPAPHRFEAGTQPVSQAVGFGLAAEYLSRLGMEHVAAHEAEMAGLLVDAVQSVPGVRLVGPAAGRPRGALVSVIVDGVHAHDVGQFLDDRGITVRTGHHCAQPLHRRLGVSATTRASASVYTTPDDVARFQDALGEVRGFFGADR is encoded by the coding sequence GTGACTTCCCCGAGCTCCGCCACGCGCATCGGCGCCGCCGTGCGCGAGGACTTCCCGTACTTCGCCGCGCACCCCGACGCCGTCTACCTCGACTCCGGGGCGACCTCGCAGCGCCCGGCCGAGGTGATCGACGGCGAGGCGGAGTTCGCCCGCCGCGACTACGCGGCCGTGCACCGCGGCTCGAGTATGGCCACGGGTGAGGCGACCGCCGCGTTCGAGGACGCCCGCGAACGCGTGGCGGGCTTCGTCGGCGCGGGCGAGCGGGAGCTCGTCTGGACCGCGGGCGCCACCGACGCCCTCAACATGATCGCCCTCGGCATGTCGGACGCCTCGGCCGGGCTCGGCGACGACCGGTTCGCGCTCGGCGAGGGCGACGAGATCCTCGTCACCGAGGCCGAGCACCACGCCAACCTCATCCCGTGGCAGCGGCTCGCCCGCCGCACGGGCGCGTCGCTGCGCTACGTGCCCGTCGACGACGCCGGCCTGTGGACGATCGACGATCTCCGCGCGGCGCTGACCCCCCGTACCCGCGTCGTGGCATTCCCGCACATCTCCAACGTCACCGGCCAGATCGCGCCCGTGGCGGACGTGGCCGAGGCCGCGCGCGCGGTCGGCGCGCTGACCGTGCTCGACGCGTGCCAGTCCGTGCCGCACCTGCCGATCGACCTGACCGGCCTCGGCGTGGACTTCGCCGCGTTCTCGGCGCACAAGATGCTCGGTCCCACGGGCATCGGCGCGCTGTACGGCCGCGCCGAGCTGCTCGACGCGCTCCCGCCGGCGCGCACCGGCGGGTCGATGATCACGACCGTCACCATGGACGGCGCCGAGTTCCTGCCCGCCCCGCATCGGTTCGAGGCCGGCACGCAGCCCGTGTCCCAGGCCGTGGGGTTCGGCCTCGCGGCGGAGTACCTGTCGCGGCTGGGCATGGAGCACGTCGCGGCGCACGAGGCCGAGATGGCCGGGCTGCTCGTCGACGCCGTGCAGTCCGTGCCGGGCGTGCGGCTCGTCGGCCCCGCCGCGGGTCGGCCGCGCGGGGCGCTCGTGAGCGTGATCGTCGACGGCGTGCACGCGCACGACGTGGGGCAGTTCCTCGACGACCGGGGCATCACCGTGCGCACCGGTCACCACTGCGCGCAGCCGCTGCACCGGCGGCTCGGCGTCTCGGCAACCACCCGCGCGAGCGCCTCGGTGTACACGACGCCCGATGACGTGGCGCGTTTCCAGGACGCACTCGGCGAAGTGCGCGGATTCTTCGGAGCGGACCGATGA
- the sufU gene encoding Fe-S cluster assembly sulfur transfer protein SufU — MSDLEGLYRELIMDHSRDPYGKGDPTGLAHTHHELNPSCGDEITLGVTLDDAGAIDTLAWDGQGCSISMASASVMSELLEHADRETAFARIGEFREMLRSRGAVEPTEALGDAAAFQGVAKYVMRIKCAMLGWVALEACLKESQAA, encoded by the coding sequence ATGAGCGATCTCGAAGGCCTGTACCGCGAGCTGATCATGGATCACTCGCGCGACCCCTACGGCAAGGGCGACCCCACGGGGCTCGCGCACACCCACCACGAGCTGAACCCCTCGTGCGGCGACGAGATCACGCTCGGCGTCACGCTCGATGACGCGGGCGCGATCGACACCCTCGCGTGGGACGGCCAGGGCTGCAGCATCTCGATGGCCTCCGCGTCGGTGATGTCGGAGCTCCTCGAGCACGCGGACCGCGAGACCGCCTTCGCCCGGATCGGCGAGTTCCGCGAGATGCTGCGCTCGCGCGGCGCCGTGGAGCCCACGGAGGCCCTCGGCGACGCCGCGGCCTTCCAGGGGGTGGCGAAGTACGTCATGCGCATCAAGTGCGCGATGCTCGGCTGGGTCGCGCTCGAGGCCTGCCTCAAGGAGTCCCAGGCGGCCTGA
- a CDS encoding acyl-CoA thioesterase, with protein sequence MTSELPSDPLSLLLGVLDLQESGARTSADIFVGASHPMPGGRVFGGQVLGQSVVAAARTLGEDRHPHSLHGYFLRPGDVTKPITFAVSRIHDGRSFARRGIQAYQDGVPIFSAIASFQDDDPGFEHQLPMPDVPSPEDLPDPAETPADPLSRRLLRLNPIEVRHTTSDIWLAVDEPSPRQAVWTRVRGPLGDDPMRHRAALAYLSDFTIQDTVLRAAGVPWSTPGMKTASLDHAIWWHRPARADEWLLYVQESPSAQGGRGLALGRLYRRDGALVASVAQEFMARVPGAS encoded by the coding sequence GTGACCAGCGAGCTGCCCTCCGATCCCCTCTCGTTGCTCCTCGGCGTCCTCGATCTGCAGGAATCCGGTGCGCGCACCTCGGCCGACATCTTCGTCGGCGCCTCGCACCCCATGCCGGGCGGCCGGGTCTTCGGCGGGCAGGTGCTCGGGCAGTCCGTGGTGGCCGCGGCGCGCACCCTCGGCGAGGACCGTCACCCGCATTCGCTGCACGGCTACTTCCTGCGTCCCGGCGACGTGACCAAGCCGATCACGTTCGCCGTCTCGCGGATCCACGACGGCCGCTCGTTCGCCCGCCGCGGGATCCAGGCGTATCAGGACGGCGTGCCGATCTTCTCGGCCATCGCGTCGTTCCAGGACGACGACCCGGGGTTCGAACACCAGCTGCCCATGCCCGACGTGCCGTCACCCGAGGATCTCCCCGACCCGGCCGAGACCCCCGCAGACCCGCTGTCGCGCCGGCTGCTGCGCCTGAACCCGATCGAGGTGCGCCACACGACGAGCGACATCTGGCTCGCGGTGGACGAGCCGTCGCCGCGGCAGGCCGTGTGGACGCGCGTCCGCGGCCCGCTCGGCGACGACCCGATGCGGCACCGCGCGGCGCTCGCGTACCTCAGCGATTTCACGATCCAGGACACGGTGCTGCGCGCGGCCGGCGTGCCGTGGAGCACGCCCGGCATGAAGACGGCGAGCCTCGATCACGCGATCTGGTGGCACCGGCCCGCGCGGGCCGACGAGTGGCTGCTGTATGTGCAGGAGTCGCCGAGCGCGCAGGGCGGCCGCGGGCTGGCGCTCGGGCGCCTGTACCGCCGCGACGGCGCGCTCGTGGCGAGCGTCGCCCAGGAGTTCATGGCGCGCGTGCCGGGCGCCTCGTGA
- a CDS encoding globin: MTEEPSFYEQVGGRETFARLVDAFYRGVASDPVLKPMYPEEDLGPARERLLLFLEQYWGGPTTYSERRGHPRLRMRHAPFHVNPDARDRWLAHMRAAVDELGLAPLHEAALWDYLERAAHAMVNTFEPTPGA, encoded by the coding sequence GTGACCGAGGAGCCGAGCTTCTACGAGCAGGTCGGCGGGCGCGAGACGTTCGCCCGCCTGGTCGACGCCTTCTACCGCGGCGTCGCGTCCGACCCCGTGCTCAAGCCCATGTATCCCGAGGAGGATCTCGGCCCCGCGCGCGAGCGGCTGCTGCTCTTCCTCGAGCAGTACTGGGGCGGACCCACGACCTACAGCGAGCGGCGCGGGCACCCGCGGCTGCGCATGCGGCACGCGCCGTTCCACGTCAACCCCGACGCGCGCGACCGCTGGCTGGCCCACATGCGTGCCGCCGTCGACGAGCTCGGCCTGGCGCCGCTGCACGAGGCGGCGCTGTGGGACTACCTCGAGCGCGCCGCGCACGCCATGGTCAACACGTTCGAGCCGACGCCCGGCGCCTGA
- a CDS encoding mechanosensitive ion channel family protein — protein sequence MRPFETSDDPTDPGFWARVLDGLTEAGLKALGVAIAVAICFVIAWVLRLIIRRVVQRIVQGAKKKADVADTRAIDRSPLASVRIVQRSRTLGSILSNIVNVTMVIIAILLSVQIINPDLLGSLALLSAAVGAGLGFGAQNIVKDVLNGIFLVAEDQVGIGDVVDLGLASGVVEYVSVRITHVRDVNGTLWYVRNGEVLRIGNMSQGWSRVVLDLSLPVDVDIDEVEHVAAGVASELTHDPSWRSRIVGDPEIWGLESIEGDTLVFRLVLKAKPSTKEDVAAELRRRLRDEMLARDIALPGLASVELGGIEGALRVRGVNPPTRPQQLPERPTWHPRRGAHTAPAPEDAEAAEGEDEK from the coding sequence ATGCGACCCTTCGAGACGAGCGACGATCCGACCGACCCGGGGTTCTGGGCGCGCGTGCTGGACGGCCTCACCGAGGCCGGCCTGAAGGCGCTCGGCGTGGCGATCGCGGTGGCGATCTGCTTCGTCATCGCGTGGGTCCTCCGGCTCATCATCCGCCGGGTCGTGCAGCGGATCGTGCAGGGCGCCAAGAAGAAGGCCGACGTCGCCGACACGCGCGCGATCGACCGGTCACCGCTGGCGTCGGTGCGCATCGTGCAGCGCTCGCGCACGCTGGGGTCGATCCTCAGCAACATCGTGAACGTCACGATGGTGATCATCGCGATCCTGCTGAGCGTGCAGATCATCAACCCGGATTTGCTCGGCTCGCTCGCCCTGCTCAGCGCCGCGGTGGGCGCCGGTCTCGGCTTCGGGGCGCAGAACATCGTCAAGGACGTGCTCAACGGCATCTTCCTCGTGGCCGAGGATCAGGTCGGCATCGGCGACGTCGTCGACCTCGGTCTCGCCTCGGGCGTCGTGGAGTACGTCAGCGTGCGCATCACCCACGTGCGCGACGTGAACGGCACGCTCTGGTACGTGCGAAACGGCGAGGTGCTGCGGATCGGCAACATGTCGCAGGGCTGGTCGCGGGTGGTGCTCGATCTCAGCCTGCCGGTCGACGTCGACATCGACGAGGTCGAGCACGTCGCCGCCGGTGTCGCCTCGGAGCTGACGCACGACCCGTCGTGGCGCTCGCGCATCGTCGGCGACCCCGAGATCTGGGGCCTGGAGTCGATCGAGGGCGACACCCTCGTGTTCCGGCTCGTGCTCAAGGCCAAGCCGAGCACCAAGGAGGACGTTGCGGCCGAGCTGCGACGCCGCCTGCGCGACGAGATGCTGGCGCGCGACATCGCCCTCCCCGGCCTGGCGAGCGTCGAGCTGGGCGGCATCGAGGGCGCGCTGCGCGTGCGGGGCGTGAACCCGCCCACCCGCCCGCAGCAGCTGCCGGAGCGCCCCACGTGGCACCCGCGCCGCGGTGCCCACACGGCGCCCGCGCCGGAGGACGCCGAGGCCGCCGAGGGCGAGGACGAGAAGTGA